Proteins encoded by one window of Ulvibacter sp. MAR_2010_11:
- the map gene encoding type I methionyl aminopeptidase, with translation MIIPKTSEEIELMREAALIVSKTLGILAKEVKPGVTTLYLDKLAEEHVRDLGAIPGFLGLYDFPNTLCMSPNAQVVHGFPNNIPLKEGDIISIDCGAIKNGFYGDHAYTFEVGEVAPAVKKLIQITKESLYVGIREFKAGNRNGDVGYAIQQYCEAHGYGVVRELVGHGLGRKMHEDPEMPNYGRRGQGKKFIEGMTVAIEPMINMGTRKIEQLEDGWTILTLDRKPSAHFEHNVALVNGKPELLSTFGYIYDALGIESDEENEFRQKELVL, from the coding sequence ATGATTATACCTAAAACAAGCGAAGAAATAGAGTTAATGCGCGAAGCAGCCCTAATTGTATCCAAAACATTGGGGATACTCGCAAAGGAAGTGAAACCGGGCGTTACCACACTTTATTTAGATAAGTTGGCAGAAGAGCATGTTCGTGATTTGGGTGCCATTCCGGGCTTTTTGGGATTGTACGATTTTCCGAACACACTCTGTATGAGTCCCAATGCACAAGTGGTTCATGGCTTTCCTAATAACATCCCATTAAAAGAAGGAGATATCATCTCGATAGATTGTGGCGCTATAAAAAACGGCTTTTACGGGGATCACGCTTATACCTTCGAAGTGGGCGAAGTTGCTCCCGCTGTTAAAAAACTAATTCAAATTACAAAGGAATCGCTCTATGTAGGGATTCGTGAATTTAAGGCAGGAAACCGAAACGGAGACGTTGGTTATGCCATTCAACAGTATTGTGAAGCACATGGTTACGGGGTCGTGAGAGAATTGGTTGGACACGGCTTGGGCAGAAAAATGCACGAGGATCCCGAAATGCCCAATTACGGACGTCGCGGACAAGGCAAGAAGTTTATTGAAGGAATGACTGTGGCAATTGAACCCATGATTAATATGGGGACGCGAAAAATTGAACAACTGGAAGACGGTTGGACCATTCTTACCCTGGACCGTAAACCCAGTGCGCATTTTGAACATAATGTGGCTTTGGTAAACGGAAAACCCGAACTGCTTTCAACCTTCGGATATATCTACGATGCACTGGGAATTGAAAGTGATGAAGAAAATGAATTCAGGCAGAAGGAACTTGTATTGTAA
- a CDS encoding BT0820 family HAD-type phosphatase, producing the protein MIHETYTIAIDFDGTIVEDEYPKIGKPVLFAFDTLKKLQEKGHRLILWTYRNGKALDEAVAFCKDNGIVFYAVNKSFPEEEFDPKYSRKINADFFIDDRNIGGLKSWGEIYLDMIGEEKPDDSTYKKRKRGWFSF; encoded by the coding sequence ATGATTCACGAGACTTATACCATAGCGATAGACTTTGACGGTACTATTGTAGAAGATGAATATCCCAAGATTGGTAAGCCGGTACTTTTTGCTTTTGATACTTTGAAAAAACTGCAGGAAAAAGGGCATCGGTTGATTTTATGGACGTATAGAAACGGAAAGGCATTAGACGAAGCAGTTGCATTTTGCAAAGACAATGGAATTGTTTTCTATGCCGTGAATAAAAGTTTTCCTGAAGAAGAATTTGATCCTAAATACAGTAGAAAGATTAACGCCGACTTCTTTATTGACGATCGCAATATTGGTGGACTTAAAAGTTGGGGAGAAATTTATCTGGATATGATTGGCGAAGAAAAACCCGATGATTCAACGTATAAAAAAAGAAAAAGAGGATGGTTTTCCTTTTAA
- the gpmI gene encoding 2,3-bisphosphoglycerate-independent phosphoglycerate mutase produces MHKKVLLLILDGWGITQDPSVSAIAQAYTPFIDSLYKKYPNSQLLTHGMNVGLPEGQMGNSEVGHMNLGAGRIVYQDLAKVNLAVANNTLKDEPTLKAAFQYAKDNNKKVHFLGLVSNGGVHSHISHLKGLLTATHNFGLTNVFVHAFTDGRDVDPKSGVHHIADLQQHLSKTTGKIASVIGRYYAMDRDKRWERVKRVYDLLRFGKGTSSENIVQSIQDSYSNGITDEFIEPIVMTENGSPVGTISENDVVIFINFRTDRGRQLTEVLTQNNYEGFGMKTLPLYYVTLTNYDDSFRGIKVVYNKDNVINPLGEVLEQHGKTQIRIAETEKYPHVTFFFNGGREAAFEGEKRILCSSPKVATYDLKPEMSAYEVRDKILPEINGQTADFICLNFANPDMVGHTGVFEAAIKACETVDKCSEAIVEAAKANGYSVLILADHGNSETMRNPDGSPNTAHTTNPVPLILVDDDFKSIKEGVLGDIAPTILNLMGIEKPDVMTRSSLL; encoded by the coding sequence ATGCATAAAAAAGTCCTTTTGTTAATCCTTGACGGTTGGGGAATTACCCAGGATCCTTCCGTTTCGGCGATAGCCCAAGCCTATACTCCCTTTATCGATTCCTTGTATAAAAAGTACCCGAATTCACAATTGTTAACCCATGGAATGAACGTTGGTTTGCCCGAAGGGCAGATGGGAAACAGTGAGGTAGGGCACATGAATTTAGGCGCGGGACGAATCGTGTATCAGGACTTGGCAAAGGTAAACTTAGCTGTTGCAAACAACACATTAAAAGACGAACCAACGCTAAAAGCCGCTTTTCAATACGCTAAAGACAACAATAAAAAAGTGCATTTTCTGGGATTGGTTTCCAATGGGGGGGTGCATTCGCATATAAGTCATTTAAAGGGCTTACTAACTGCAACACATAATTTCGGGTTGACCAATGTCTTTGTGCATGCGTTTACCGACGGACGCGACGTCGATCCAAAATCGGGGGTGCATCACATTGCCGATTTACAACAACATCTTTCAAAAACCACAGGGAAAATTGCTTCGGTTATTGGCAGGTATTATGCCATGGACAGAGACAAACGCTGGGAACGGGTTAAAAGAGTATACGATTTACTTCGCTTTGGAAAGGGAACCTCTTCAGAAAATATAGTGCAAAGTATTCAAGATAGCTATTCCAACGGAATCACCGACGAATTTATAGAACCCATTGTCATGACTGAAAACGGTAGTCCGGTAGGCACTATTTCAGAAAATGATGTGGTTATCTTTATCAATTTCAGAACCGACAGAGGCCGCCAACTCACCGAGGTATTGACACAAAATAATTACGAAGGCTTCGGAATGAAAACCCTGCCCTTGTACTATGTCACGCTTACCAATTACGACGACTCATTTCGAGGAATTAAGGTGGTTTATAATAAAGACAATGTAATTAATCCCTTAGGCGAGGTGTTGGAACAACATGGAAAAACGCAAATTCGTATCGCCGAAACCGAGAAATACCCACATGTTACCTTCTTTTTTAACGGCGGGAGGGAAGCTGCTTTCGAAGGTGAAAAACGAATCCTATGCTCTTCTCCAAAAGTTGCTACCTACGATTTAAAACCCGAAATGAGCGCCTACGAGGTTCGCGATAAAATTCTACCGGAAATCAATGGTCAAACAGCCGATTTTATTTGCTTGAATTTTGCGAATCCCGATATGGTAGGTCATACCGGTGTTTTTGAAGCCGCCATAAAAGCCTGCGAAACGGTTGATAAATGTAGTGAAGCCATTGTTGAAGCTGCTAAAGCCAACGGATATAGCGTTCTTATTTTGGCCGATCACGGAAACAGTGAAACCATGAGAAATCCTGACGGATCTCCCAACACGGCACATACCACCAATCCGGTGCCGCTCATTCTTGTAGACGACGATTTTAAATCGATTAAGGAAGGAGTTTTGGGAGATATCGCCCCTACCATCCTTAATTTAATGGGAATTGAGAAACCTGATGTGATGACAAGAAGTTCACTACTGTAG